From a single Metopolophium dirhodum isolate CAU chromosome 6, ASM1992520v1, whole genome shotgun sequence genomic region:
- the LOC132947044 gene encoding LOW QUALITY PROTEIN: probable multidrug resistance-associated protein lethal(2)03659 (The sequence of the model RefSeq protein was modified relative to this genomic sequence to represent the inferred CDS: substituted 1 base at 1 genomic stop codon) produces the protein MDATFKEEKPFNPRSKANIFEIITYRWILNFIKKGLKKELDLIDLYNVLDGDSSALLGNKLQKFWDDELINAKTNNREPSFLKTLFKMFGTNFMFTGTILTVFQIILSISISTMVGLIVNHFETNTLSFDQNPVGVYLAIGLISLLLIRAIIYNFVSMSIAHISMKMRVATCGLIYNKALRLKINSLDPSTTGHIINLMSNDVNRFDVSLIYLPFLWLGPLETFVTIFFLWQEVGVSSVIGVGTLLIFVPLQVWLASKASIIRLKTANRTDERVHLMNEIISGLQTIKMYTWEPFFDNLTRQLRKKEMTKVIKSSYIKRILSSFFIFNTRIALFVNIFSYVLLGNYITASKVFVITSYYSILRTSLTLLFPPGISLAAELLVSIKRFEDFLLREEKGKRPISQKKTTTFMSEKSNNGIEMPNNISSNQNNTEQLCNSGIVVSNATAKWSDTQTDNTLDNINLTVKPGRLVAIIGPVGAGKSSLIQAILQELPLSEGNISVRGVVSYASQEPWLFAGSVKQNILFGSPMDKDRYKRVIQVCVLKTDLEQLTYGDRTIVGENGVSLSGGQRAKINLARAIYKQADIYLLDDPLSAVDTRVGKHLYEKCIKNYLKEKTCILVTHQIQYLINVDQIVLMENAKVVTEGSYKELQTSGLDFTKYLELSNDTMVLPGNDSKMDKSSNNNIARSISYIRQESVLSVASSIEETKFSEIITEPVEVAKTRSSGNISFNVYMAYIFSGGHLCKVISLILVCICTQVLASGGDYWITHWVNLEEHVFGATKPISQNNSTTVDSSVELMQWIVSRNTCVIVFAALTILIILATLAESTLLVSVCTTASTNLHNKMFSAITRSTMNFLNKNPSGRILNRFSKDIGLIDEILPNVLVDVIQIGLMVIGMFVVVGIVNPYLIIPTIIVIMVFVKIRYVYMTTTRNIKRLEGVTRSPIYTHVNESILXLTTVRSFEVEQILSKEFAIHQDLHSSAWYLFIALGRAFGFWLDIICLLFISTVTFYFIFVDNDNYGGNVGLAITQSIGLTSMFQWIIRQSAELENQMTSVERVLEYSNESNVPQEPALESHPDKKPSIIWPQEGQIIFKTFHLRYDPDSQIVLNDLNFNIAPAEKVGIVGRTGAGKSSLIAALFRLAFNEGNIIIDGIEIHELGLHDLRSKISIIPQEPVLFSGTMRNNLDPFDEYPDHVLWKALDEVELKHVVEDLSNGLNSKISEGGSNFSVGQRQLVCLARAIIRNNKILVIDEATANVDPQTDSLIQNTIRNKFSKCTVLTIAHRLNTVIDSDKILVIDAGTVVEFDHPHILLKNEDGFFYKMVAQTGKNNAQSLHSIAYESYNNVHNMPNEHRLTSINEDEN, from the exons ATGGACGCGACTTTCAAAGAAGAAAAACCATTCAACCCAAGATCAAAggctaatatttttgaaattataacctatag gtggattttaaattttatcaaaaaaggattaaaaaaagaattagatTTGATTGACTTATACAATGTTTTGGATGGTGATTCGTCAGCTTTATTgggaaataaattacaaaa attttgggatgatgaattaataaatgcaaaaactaataaccgggAGCCTAGTTTTCTCAAGacgctatttaaaatgtttggcaCAAACTTTATGTTTACTGGAACTATTTTGACGGTATTCCAGATTATTTTAAG cATAAGCATTTCAACTATGGTAGGACTAATAGTCAATCATTTTGAAACTAATACGTTATCTTTTGATCAAAATCCAGTTGGAGTATATTTAGCAATCGGATTAATTTCACTTTTGTTAATAAGAGCAATTATCTATAACTTCGTCAGCATGTCAATTGCacatatatcgatgaaaatgcGGGTAGCGACATGTGGTCTGATTTACAATAAG gcATTGCGGCTCAAAATAAATTCACTGGATCCGAGCACAACTGGACATATAATTAACTTAATGTCAAACGATGTTAACCGATTTGATGTGTCTCTAATATATTTACCTTTCTTGTGGCTCGGCCCTTTGGAAACATttgttacgattttttttttatggcaaGAAGTAGGTGTATCGTCAGTTATAGGAGTGGGCACGTTACTCATCTTTGTACCATTACAAG TCTGGTTGGCGTCGAAGGCATCTATTATTCGATTAAAAACAGCGAACCGAACCGACGAGAGGGTTCAtttaatgaatgaaataatatcggGATTACAAACAATCAAGATGTATACTTGGGAACCATTTTTTGATAATCTTACAAGACAATTaagaaa GAAAGAAATGACCAAAGTTATTAAATCGTCGTACATAAAACGTATTTTGTCGTCGTTCTTTATATTTAACACAAGAATCGCAttgtttgtaaacattttttcatacgTTCTGCTTGGAAACTACATAACCGCATCAAAA gtATTTGTTATAACATCATACTATAGCATTTTGCGGACGTCATTAACATTACTTTTCCCACCAGGGATAAGTCTAGCTGCTGAATTACTAGTTTCAATCAAAAGATTTGAG gaTTTCCTATTACGCGAAGAAAAGGGTAAACGACCAATAAgtcaaaaaaaaactactactTTTATGTCGGAAAAATCAAATAATGGTATTGAAATGCCAAATAACATTAGTAGCAATCAAAATAATACCGAACAATTATGTAATTCTGGTATAGTTGTATCGAACGCAACTGCCAAGTGGTCAGACACTCAAACCGATAATACATTAGACAATATCAATTTAACTGTAAAACCAGGTCGTTTGGTTGCAATAATCGGTCCAGTTGGAGCtggaaaa AGTTCGTTGATACAAGCAATTTTACAAGAGTTACCACTTTCTGAAGGAAACATTTCAGTGCGTGGAGTAGTGTCTTACGCATCACAAGAACCATGGTTATTTGCAGGttctgtaaaacaaaatattttatttggttcaCCAATGGATAAAGATCGTTATAAAAGG GTTATACAAGTTTGTGTATTGAAAACTGATTTAGAACAGTTGACATACGGTGATAGAACAATAGTAGGGGAAAATGGAGTTTCTCTTAGTGGTGGACAAAgagcaaaaataaatttagcaag AGCAATATACAAACAagcagatatttatttattggatgATCCTCTATCAGCAGTTGACACTCGTGTCGGAAAGCATTTATAcgaaaaatgcataaaaa ATTACCTCAAAGAAAAGACTTGTATACTCGTAACCcatcaaattcaatatttaattaatgtagatCAAATTGTTTTGATggaaaat GCAAAAGTGGTAACAGAAGGTTCTTATAAAGAACTTCAAACTTCTGGTTTAGACTTCACTAAATATCTCGAATTGTCTAATGACACCATGGTTTTACCCGGTAATGATAGTAAAATGGACAAAtctagcaataataatatagcacgTTCCATATCGTATATTCGGCAAGAGTCTGTCTTAAGTGTTGCGTCATCAATCGAAGAAACCAAATTTAGCGAAATTATAACTGAACCTGTGGAAGTAGCTAAAACCCGTTCTTCGGGAAATATatcatttaatgtttatatggCATATATTTTTTCTGGTGGTCATTTGTGCAaagttataagtttaatattggTATGTATTTGTACGCAAGTCCTTGCATCAGGTGGAGATTATTGGATAACGCATTG GGTAAATTTAGAAGAACATGTGTTTGGTGCAACCAAACCTATCAGTCAAAACAACTCTACCACAGTTGATTCTTCTGTAGAACTGATGCAGTGGATTGTATCAAGGAATACTTGTGTCATTGTCTTTGCCGCATTAACAATCTTAATCATATTAGCTACCTTAGCGGAATCCACTTTATTAGTATCTGTATGCACTACGGCATCGacgaatttacataataaaatgttcagtgcTATTACAAGATCAAcaatgaattttttaaataaaaatccatctg ggcGAATTCTTAATCGTTTTTCAAAAGATATAGGACTAATTGATGAAATATTGCCTAATGTATTAGTCGATGTTAtacag ATTGGTCTGATGGTGATTGGGATGTTTGTGGTTGTGGGAATCGTCAATCCTTATTTAATCATTccaacaataattgtaataatggtttttgttaaaattagaTATGTTTATATGACTACAACTCGTAACATTAAACGTCTAGAAGGAGTTA cTCGGAGCCCTATATATACTCACGTGAATGAATCTATCCTATGACTGACTACAGTAAGATCATTTGAAGTAGAACAAATTCTTTCTAAAGAGTTTGCCATACAccag gatTTACATTCATCAGcgtggtatttatttattgctttGGGAAGAGCATTTGGATTTTGGTTGGATATAATCtgtctattatttataagtactgtaacgttttactttatatttgttgataatg ataaCTATGGTGGAAATGTCGGGTTGGCTATAACACAATCAATTGGATTAACTAGTATGTTCCAATGGATAATTAGACAATCTGCGGAATTGGAAAACCAAATGACGTCTGTCGAAAGAGTTTTAGAATATTCAAATGAATCAAATGTACCACAAGAACCAGCTCTTGAATCGCATCCAG acaaGAAGCCATCAATAATATGGCCACAGGAAggtcaaattatattcaaaacatttcatcTACGTTATGACCCAGATTCACAAATTGTTTTAAACGATTTGAATTTTAACATCGCACCTGCAGAAAAA GTGGGGATTGTTGGAAGGACTGGAGCAGGAAAATCATCTTTGATTGCAGCGTTATTTAGATTAGCTTTTAACGAGGGTAATATAATTATCGATGGGATAGAAATACACGAATTGGGATTACACGACTTGCGGTCCAAAATTTCCATCATACCTCAAGAACCAGTTTTGTTTTCAGGAACAATGAGAAACAATTTAGATCCATTTGATGAATACCCAGATCATGTTCTTTGGAAAGCTTTAGATGaa gTGGAACTCAAACACGTAGTAGAAGATTTGTCAAATGGTCTAAACTCAAAAATATCAGAAGGTGGATCTAATTTCAGCGTTGGTCAAAGACAATTAGTATGCTTGGCTAGAGCAATTATACGAAATAACAAAATTCTCGTAATAGACGAAGCCACTGCTAATGTCGATCCGca aacTGACTCTTTAATTCAAAAcactataagaaataaattttcTAAGTGTACTGTATTAACGATTGCACATCGCTTGAATACAGTGATAGATTCTGACAAGATACTTGTAATTGACGCTGGGACAGTTGTTGAATTTGATCAtccacatattttattgaaaaatgaagATGGATTTTTCTACAAAATGGTAGCACAAACTGGAAAAAACAATGCTCAATCTTTACACAGCATAGCTTATGAG agtTACAACAACGTACACAATATGCCAAACGAACATCGATTGACAAGTATTAACGAAGatgaaaactaa